The genome window TAAAACCCCTATGATTAAAACTTGTAACAACTTAATTCTTGGATCATATCTTATTCCATTTTGTTTACAAGATTTGCTCATTCTTCATATCCCTCACTCTGCAGTAAAAATCTTTTTATTGTTTCAAACTCATCACTTTTCTTTAAATTGATCCTTTTGCTAACAGTATTATTCTCTATAAAAACTGCTTTAGTTGCTACTCTACTTAAAAATTCTAAATCATGAGAAATAACAAAAATCAGTATTCCTTTTTTACGAAGAGCATTAATTGCTTCAGATACGATTTTCATATTCTCATAATCAAGTCCACTGGTTGGCTCATCAAAAATCAGAATTTTTTTGTTTGAAGCTATTGCAGCTGCAATAGTAACTCGCTGCTTTTGCCCTCCTGATAAGCTTTGCGGATGTCTATTTCTGAATGATGAAATATTCAATAAAGTTATCGCATTTTCTATTTTTTCATCATTTTGCTTAATACTATTCATAGAACTGAGCATTAACTCAGAAACAACAGAATCGGAGTACAATTGATAATCTGCATCTTGCATTACAAAATATACACTTTTATATAAGTTCTTTTGCTTTGTATATTTACCTTCAATAAAAAATTGTCCACTTCTTGCTTTTAGTAATCCTGACATTATTTTACCTAATGTCGTTTTGCCGTTTCCATTGTGTCCAACTATAGCTACTGTTTCACCAAAATTCCCTTCTAAATTACAATTACTCAAAACAGAATGATTGACATCATAGGAAAAAGATAAATTTTCCACTTTAAAATCTGCATTTTGCTTGTTAACAATAAGATTATCCTTTAGTTCATATTTAATATTACTTAACTTAAATGTTCGAAGTTTATACGCTCTAATATCTGAATCATTCAAGTTATCAATATCATTTTTCTTTAATTCTCTATCAATTTTTCCATCTTTCATTATTAAGCATTTATCTACTAAATTTTTTAAGTAGAACAATCTATGCTCTGAAACAATTACTGTATGTCCCTGTTTCTTTAACCACTCCATAATTTTTTTCAATTTAATAATTGAATGAATATCTAAATTTGCAGATGGCTCGTCAAAAACATAAATCTTGGGAT of Lachnospiraceae bacterium oral taxon 500 contains these proteins:
- a CDS encoding cobalt ABC transporter, with protein sequence MGDAVIDFDNVSFSYGTQTEGSLRNINFKVKEGEFILLTGQSGSGKTTVTRLINGLIPHFFEGVLTGTVKVLGSDIKTITPGEMGKNIASIFQNPRSQFFTTNSTKEVAFALENYGIDRDEMIDRVNCAFHDLEAENLMDRDMFSLSSGEKQKIAIIAAKTLNPKIYVFDEPSANLDIHSIIKLKKIMEWLKKQGHTVIVSEHRLFYLKNLVDKCLIMKDGKIDRELKKNDIDNLNDSDIRAYKLRTFKLSNIKYELKDNLIVNKQNADFKVENLSFSYDVNHSVLSNCNLEGNFGETVAIVGHNGNGKTTLGKIMSGLLKARSGQFFIEGKYTKQKNLYKSVYFVMQDADYQLYSDSVVSELMLSSMNSIKQNDEKIENAITLLNISSFRNRHPQSLSGGQKQRVTIAAAIASNKKILIFDEPTSGLDYENMKIVSEAINALRKKGILIFVISHDLEFLSRVATKAVFIENNTVSKRINLKKSDEFETIKRFLLQSEGYEE